AAGTGCAGGCCGCGCGCCAGCGCCTCGGCTGGGAGCATGGCCCCTTCGAGATCCCCGACGACATCCGCAGCGGCTGGGACGCGCGGGCGCGCGGCGCTGAGCGCGAAGCCGCCTGGCAGCAGCTCTTCGATGAATACCGGGAGAAGTATCCGGACGAGTCGCGCGAGTACCTGCGCCGCATGGCCGGTGAGCTGCCCGCGGATTGGGAGCTGAAGGCGGCGGATGCGATCTCCGTGAGTGCCGGTCAGGCCAAGGACATGGCCTCGCGTAAGGCCTCCCAGCTCGCCTTGGAGGCCTTCGGTCCCCTGCTCCCGGAATTGCTAGGTGGCTCGGCTGACCTCGCTGGCTCGAACAACACGATCTGGTCCGGCTCGAAGGCGATCAGCGCCCGTGAGGCGGACGGCAACTACCTGCACTACGGCGTGCGCGAGTTCGCGATGACGGCGCTGGCGAGCGGCCTCGCCCTGCACGGCGGCTTCATCCCCTATTCGGCCACCTTCCTGGTCTTCTCCGACTACGCGCGTAACGCCGTGCGCATGGCCGCCCTGATGGGCCTGCGCAATATCCTCGTCTACACCCACGACAGCATCGGCGTGGGCGAGGACGGGCCCACCCACCAGCCGGTGGAGCACGCAGCGTCCCTGCGCCTCATTCCGAACCTGTCCCTGTGGCGTCCCTGCGATGCGGTGGAATCCATGGTGGCATGGGCCTGCGCGATCGAACGACGCGAGGGCCCCACGGCGTTGATCTTCACCCGCCAGGGCTTGCCTCACCAGCCGCGTACGCCCGGCCAGCTGCAGGACGTTCGTCGCGGCGGCTACACCCTGGTCGAGGCGAACGGCGCGCCGGAGGCGATTCTGATCGCCACCGGCAGCGAGGTGGGACTGGCCGTGGACGCGGCTAAGCTGCTGGCCGAGAAGGGGCGCGCCGTGCGCGTCGTGTCCATGCCGTGCACGGACCTGTTCGACGCCCAGAGCGCGGAGTATCGCCAGAGCGTGTTGCCGCCGTCGGTCACCGCGCGCGTGGCCGTGGAGGCGGGCAAGACCGATCTGTGGTGGCGCTACGTCGGCGCCCAGGGCGACGTCGTCGGCCTCGACCGCTACGGCGAGTCCGCCCCTGGCAAGGTCGTGTTCGAACACTTTGGATTTACCGCCG
Above is a window of Pseudomonadota bacterium DNA encoding:
- the tkt gene encoding transketolase, translating into MPTRRDLANALRALAMDAVEQARSGHPGMPMGMADMAEVLWNDWLVHNPANPRWDNRDRFVVSNGHGSMLVYALLHLTGYDLPLEELRNFRQLGSRTPGHPEYGITPGVETTTGPLGQGIANAVGMALAEQVLAARFNRPGFPIVDHHTYVFLGDGCLMEGISHEACSLAGTLGLGKLIALYDDNGISIDGDVRGWFTDDTEQRFLSYGWHVIDDIDGHDPDAVARALEVARSIEDKPTLIMCRTVIGYGSPAKEGTGDCHGAPLGAEEVQAARQRLGWEHGPFEIPDDIRSGWDARARGAEREAAWQQLFDEYREKYPDESREYLRRMAGELPADWELKAADAISVSAGQAKDMASRKASQLALEAFGPLLPELLGGSADLAGSNNTIWSGSKAISAREADGNYLHYGVREFAMTALASGLALHGGFIPYSATFLVFSDYARNAVRMAALMGLRNILVYTHDSIGVGEDGPTHQPVEHAASLRLIPNLSLWRPCDAVESMVAWACAIERREGPTALIFTRQGLPHQPRTPGQLQDVRRGGYTLVEANGAPEAILIATGSEVGLAVDAAKLLAEKGRAVRVVSMPCTDLFDAQSAEYRQSVLPPSVTARVAVEAGKTDLWWRYVGAQGDVVGLDRYGESAPGKVVFEHFGFTAEAVADRVETLLGAVS